A window from Erythrobacter sp. YJ-T3-07 encodes these proteins:
- a CDS encoding MarR family winged helix-turn-helix transcriptional regulator, with product MDKNLGWLMVDNARLLRRAFDERVRAIGITGPQARLLLALERAPGENQAFHAERLEVEPITLCRMVDRMEESGLVERRNDPRDRRARLLFLTPRAAGEAARIRDALSGLLDQMVDGLDEGEQAAFSRILHRVSANLSTTPEMQEPAHG from the coding sequence ATGGACAAGAACCTGGGCTGGCTGATGGTCGACAATGCGCGCCTTTTGCGCCGCGCATTCGACGAGCGGGTGCGCGCCATCGGCATTACCGGGCCGCAGGCGCGCCTTCTGCTGGCGCTCGAAAGAGCGCCGGGTGAGAACCAGGCCTTTCATGCCGAGCGGCTGGAGGTCGAACCGATCACGCTGTGCCGGATGGTCGACCGGATGGAGGAATCCGGGCTCGTCGAGCGGCGCAACGACCCGCGCGACCGCCGCGCGCGCCTCCTCTTCCTGACACCGCGCGCCGCAGGTGAGGCTGCACGCATCCGCGATGCCCTTTCCGGGCTGCTCGACCAGATGGTCGACGGGCTCGACGAGGGCGAGCAGGCGGCGTTTTCACGAATACTTCACCGGGTTTCCGCTAACCTCTCCACCACTCCCGAAATGCAAGAGCCCGCCCATGGCTGA